Below is a genomic region from Nitrospirota bacterium.
TCAAACACCAGCGTAATGATATCACCCAAATGAACCCGTCGATTGGCTTTGATCTGAATGACATTTTTTTTCAGATCATTTCTGACTTTTTCGTATTCATTTAACGGCAATATATCTTTAAGGGTAAGTTTTTGCATGTCTAATTACTCGCCGTTGCAAGAAGCAAAGCAACGAAGCAATCTATCTATTCCAAACGTCTGAGATTGCTTCGCTATCGCTCGCAAAGACAAATTTCGGTTTATTCTGTTTTTCCCTTATACGCTTCATTGAAAATTTGGATTGGGTGAGCCGATTTCTTTCCTGTCCCCTGTTCGATCTGCACTCCTGCCAGCGGGCAATCCGACATGACACGATCGGGCCGGGCCTCTTCAATATTTCTAAAGAGAGGTTTCGCGATTTTCATCGAAGCGTTAAAAAATTCCGTCTTAATTCCCCACGTTCCATCATGGCCGGAACATCTTTCAATCACTTCGATCTGTGTCCGCGGGATCAACTTTAACAGGTCTCTTGACTTATAACCGATATTCTGATCCCGCAGGTGGCAGGGAACCTGGTAGGCGATTTTCCCCATGCCATCCTGTTTAAAATCAAGAGAGAGATTTCCTTCCTTATGGAGTTTCATTAAGAATTCAGACAAGTCGTACGTTTTGGACGCTACCCTTTTGGCCATTTCGTTTTGATAAATATCGGGATATTCCTTTTTAAACATTAAACTGCAGGTGGGCATCGGAATGACAATATCAAACCCCTGGTCCGCCCATTTTACCATCTCTTCGAGGTTTGAATTCCCCTTTGCCAGAACCTTATCCATTTCACCGGTATCAAAAAAAGGCATTCCGCAACATTGCTGAGGAGGAACCAGGACCTCAAAACCGTTTTTTTCAAGAACTTCAACTGCCGCCTTCCCGATTTCAGGGTCGTTATAATTAACGAAACAGGTATAAAAAAGAACGACTTTATTTTTTTTGGAAGCGGCGGTTTTCCCTCTCTTTTTAAACCATTGTTTAAACGTTTGAGAGGAAAACGGAGCAAGGAGCCTGTTCCGATGGACTCCGAGCGTTTTTTCAATTAGAAGGCGGACCCATCCCCGGCGATTTCCCCAATTCACCAAAGCGGAAAACCGTGACGCCAGTTTTCCCATTCGGTCAATATCCACCAGAATCCGGTCTCTTAAACGAGGGAGAATTTTCTTCGCGTTTTGAATTTTGGCCTGAATCATCAAACGAGGAAAATCCAAATCGTATTGATGGGGAGGGGTATAGGGACAATGGTTATAACAGAGTTTACAATAATAACAATCGTCGACGATCTTTTGATAATCCGGGAAAGTTAATTTTTTTACGTCTCCATCCACGGGTTCAGCGTCGACGGCGTTAAAAAGATCGGCAAAAGAGGGGCAAAGATTGAAACATCTCCGGCAACCGTGACAAATATCAAAAACCCTCTCCATATTGGTATGGAGCGCTTTTTCGTCCCAAAACTTTTCTGCCGCCGGATTAAAATTCATACCATTCTTACTTAGCAAGGTTTAATGACAAAAAAAATATGGAGTATCTTTTATTTAAAAGATACCCCATAGCTAAAAACCATCAATCATTAGCTAATCGATTTTAAGGCCTGAGTGAAACGGCCCGCATGGGATTTTTCTGCTTTTGCCAATGTTTCAAACCATTCGGCAACCTCTTCAAAACCCTCTTCCCTGGCCGACCTGGCAAAACCGGGATACATCTGGGTGTATTCATAGGTTTCACCAGCGACAGCCGATTTTAAGTTTTTGGCGGAATCCCCTACCGGCTCCCCGGTCGCCGGATCACCCACAGCCGCCATAAAATCAAAATGACCGAAGGCATGCCCGGTTTCACCCTCTGCCGTATCCCTGAAAACACCGGCAATATCAGGATACCCCTCGATATCCGCTTTTCTCGCAAAATAAAGATATCGGCGGTTGGCCTGAGACTCCCCGGCAAACGCATGTTTTAAATTCTCTAAAGTTTTACTCCCATTTAGATTTTTTGCCATTCTAAATTTCCTTTCACAAAACTCATTAAATTGTTTTTTAATATCCTTCCCATCCCTTATTTTGAAAGCTCCTGCTGGCACTTTTTACAATACCCCTGAAATTCCACCCTGTGTCCGATAATCTTAAAATCTTTATGACTTGAAATTCTAGACTGGAGATGATCGAGCGCTGGATCGACAAAATCTTCAATTTTACGGCATTTGAGACAGATTAAGTGGTGATGAGGAGCCATGTTTGCATCAAATCGGGCGCTCCCCTCCGTATTGATCTCCGAAATCTCCCCGATTTGCTTTAAAACTTCAAAAGCATTATAAACGGTATTCAAAGAAATCATGGGATATTTTTCTTTCACCTGCTGATAGATTTCGTCGGCCGTCGGGTGTTTATCGGTCGAAGCAAGAGCTTCATAAACGGCTAACCTCTGGTTAGTCAGTTTCAGGCCTTTCTTTTGAAAACGTTTGATATATTCTTTTTGATTGGGAGCTTTCATAAAAAACTCTAAATAGTAATTATTATTAATTATGAATATATCTCATTTAAAAAGAAGAGTCAACAACAATTCTACGCCGGGCTAAAGAATTAACCTAAAGCGTTTAAGGCTGAACCGGCTTTAAACCAGCCAATTTGCTGGGAGGTCATACTATGGTTAGCTTGAATTTTGACGGTCTTTCCGTCTTTTTTGTGTAAAACTATTTCAACAGGTTTTCCAGGTGACAGATGAGAAAGCCCAATGACATCCACGGTATCGGTTTGTTCGATCTGATCGTAATCTTTAGGATTTGCAAACGTTAACGGCAAGATTCCCTGCTTTTTTAAGTTGGTTTCATGGATTCGGGCGAAGCTCTTGGTGATCACCACCTTCGCCCCCAAAAACCGCGGAGACATCGCGGCATGTTCGCGGCTGCTCCCTTCTCCGTAGTTTTCGTCACCTATCACAATCGTTCCGATTCCTTTTGCCTTATATCTCCTGGCGATTTGAGCAATGGTCAAACCGGTTTCCCCCGTTAGCACGTCGGTCCCTTTACCGGGTTCTGAACTAAATGCATTGGTCGCGCCGAGAAACATATTATCGCTGATTTTATCCAGATGCCCTCTATATTTTAACCATTGCCCCGCCGGAGAAATATGATCAGTGGTTGTTTTTCCCCTGGTTTTTATCAAGACGGGGAGATCTTTGAAGTCTTTTCCATCCCATCGGGCGAAGGGTTGTAAAAGCTGGAGTCTTTCGCTATCGGGAGGAATGTCAATTTTTACCTTGCTCCCGTCTTTGGCCGGGGGAATAAGCCCTGCTTCTCCCTTTGCAAAACCTTTTTTCGGCAAGTCATCCGATTGAGGCGGAGAAAATTTGACCTCCTTTCCTTCTGCCGTTTTAATTTTTCCTGAAACCGGATCAAATGTCAGATCTCCGGCAAAAGCCAGTGCGGTCACAATTTCCGGACTGCTTAAAAACGATAAGGTCTCTGCTATTCCATCATTCCGTCCCGGAAAGTTCCGGTTATACGAACTCACGATGGAATTGGCCTCGCCTTTCTTTACGTCATTCCTTTTCCACTGACCGATGCAGGGCCCGCACGCATTCGCCATGACGGTTGCCCCCATTTTCTCAAAAGTCTCTAAGAAACCATCTCGTTTCATGGTGTGGAAAATTCTTTCGGAACCCGGTGTCACAATAAACTGGGTCTTGGCTTTTAAGCCCGCCGCTAAACCCTGTCTTGCGATATGAGCCGCTCGCCCGATATCTTCATAGGAAGAATTGGTACAACTCCCGATTAAACCGGCGCTGAGTTTTGTGGGATAATTCTTTTCCTGAATTTCCGCGGCAAATTTTGAAATAGGCCGGGCAAGGTCAGGCGTATGGGGGCCAACGATATAAGGTTCCAGTGTGGAAAGATCGAGTTCAACGATTTCATCGAAGTATTTTCCGGGCGAAGCCAAAACCTCCGGATCGGCCGTTAACAAATCTTTATTTTCATCGGCCAAACGGGCATATTCATCCCTTTCGGTTGCCCTTAAATAGTCCGCCATCCGTGAATCATATGGAAAAATAGAGGTGGTCGCGCCCAGTTCCGCCCCCATGTTGGTGATCGTCCCTTTTCCAGTCGCGCTTATCGTTTGAGCGCCAGGGCCAAAATATTCGACAATCTTATTGGTTCCCCCTTTGGTGGTTAATAGACCGCAGAGATACAAAATCACATCTTTTGGAGAAGCCCATCCTTTTAGAGCGCCGGTCAATTTAACCCCGATCAGTTTAGGATGAAGCACTTCCCATGGAAGACCTGCCATGACCTCCCCGGCGTCCGCTCCACCGACGCCAATCGCCAGCATTCCCAGCCCGCCGCCGTTGGGCGTATGTGAATCGGTCCCAATAATCAAACCGCCTGGAAATCCATAATTTTCTAAAACGACCTGGTGTATGATTCCGGCGCCCGGCTTCCAGAACCCAATTCCATATTTTTCCGAGGCAGACCTTAAAAAATTATAGACTTCTTTGTTTTCTTCAATGGCTCTTTCTATGTCCTCTTTTGCACCGCTTTGAGCGCGGATTAAATGATCGCAATGAACGGTACTGGGAACGGCTACGGTCGGCTTGTTCGCCTGCATGAACTGAAGAAGCGCCATCTGAGCTGTCGCATCCTGCATGGCCACCCGGTCGGGGCGCAATAAAAGCTGGGCCTTCCCCCGTTCCCACACTTGAGTCTCAAAATGATCGGCATGCGAAACAAGAATTTTCTCGGAAAGTGTTAAAGCCCGGCCAAATTTCTTTCTTGCGGCAGCTACTTTTGCGGGCATCGACTGATATCGTTTTTTAATGGCGTCTGTTTCAGCTGACATAAGTTCCCCTTCTCTGGTCGTCGATAAGGGGCTATTTGCTGCGTTCTCGCCTCTCAGTCTCCTTCAACGCACCGACTCTGTACGCCTCAGTCGCCTTCAAGGATGTGGCTTTGCAACTAACCCCTTCTCAACGCCCAGTGCATTTTTATCGTTATCGTTTTGAAAAAATGACTATTTGACGACTTAATTGTAGTCAAGGTTTCTTTTTGAAGTCAATTTCTTTTTCGAGTTCTCCACCGTCCTAATTTTAAATAAAACCCGATATTGGCATTAGGCGCTATTTTCGGGACGATCTCTCCCGTCGGGCTCGTTAAAATCGTTTGAACACCAGGCCCGTGTCCTGCCAGATAACTATCACCATGGACGACGACACCGATACTGACGGCCCCTTCTTTGTAACACCACCCATAAGAACTGTCATGGTCCATAATCGCGATCAGATCTCCAAACTTGAGTTGATTTAACCCAAGTTCTTTTAAAGCATTCCGGTCACTACTTTGAATATCATAATCTCCCTTAAAAATATCACTATGCCCCAACCCGGACCCCATTAACTTTCCTGGAACAACGGCGGTAACCGGAACGCTAAGCCTTTTGTCTCTGGAAGAACTTATCCCTAATTTTTCAAAGAGTTCCGGTGAGAGGCTAAAAACGGAGATGCCCGGATAATCGAGCAATTTAAGTCCTTGTCCATTTGCCCGAATTAACATTTTGTCGTCGTAAGTCAACTGAGAAAGCGTTTTATCATCAAAGTCAATTAGAACATGTTCAACACCCCCGTGGTGGCCGATGACGGTTCCCTGCCTCCTTTTGGCTGCTCCCGTTAATACCGTCACCCGGTTTCCAATACACGAAAAGCTATTTAAGGAACGGTTGGGATCCTGGGTCAATTTTTGCGAATCATGGGTGATGGAAGCCCCGGGTTCAATATGATCTCCTTCCCACCCGTAAACGGAATCTCCTATTTTTACGTTATAGGTAATTCCACCCACCGTCGGCAGCATATACGACTTTCCGTCACGCCCCAGCTCCCATCCATAACTTTTAGGGTGTTGGACGGTCCCCTGAACCGCAAATTCTATCAAATGATCTTTATTGGTTCTGAGCACCTGTTTTCGCCCCTATCATTTCCTCCCTGGTCATGCCGAGGTCTGAAAGCAACCGAGCATCCTGATTCACCTCCGGATTGGGAGTGGTTAAAAGTTTATCTCCCGAAAAAAGGGAATTCGCTCCTGCCAGGAAGCAGAGCGCCTGGGCTTCCCGGCTTAAAGACAGCCTTCCGGCTGAAAGACGAATTCGGGAAACCGGCATTAAAATCCTCGCCGTGGCAACGGTTCTCGCCAATTCGAGCGGATCAACCGGAGAAGCGTTTTCAAGCGGGGTTCCCTGGGATGGAACCAATAAATTAATGGGTACCGATTCAGGATGCGGTGTAATTCTGGCCAGCTGCGCCAACATTGCGCACCGATCCCGTATGGATTCCCCCATTCCAAGAATCCCTCCGCTGCAGACCGATATCCCCGCATGGATGACATGCCGGATCGTATCTAACCGGTCCTGATAGGTCCGGGTCGTAATAATATTTGGATAATACTGCTCTGAGGTATCAATATTATGGTTATAAGCCGTCAGGCCGGCCTTTTTTAATTTCTCCGCCTGGGCAGACGTCAACATCCCAAGGGTCACGCAGACTTCCATATCGGTAAGAGCGACTTCTCGAACGATTTGAAGCACCTGATTGAAGTCTTCTCCATCTTTTATTTCCCGCCAGGCGGCCCCCATGCAAAATCGGGTTGATCCTTCCTCTTTGGCCTTCAACGCCGCGTCAATGATGACTTCGCGGGAGAGCAAACCCGTTTTGCCCACGGGGGTCGAAAAATGCGCGCTTTGCGGGCAATATCCGCAGTCTTCGGGGCACCCCCCCGTTTTAATCGAAAGGAGAGTGCAAAACTGAACCTTTGACGGGTCGTAAAATTGCCGGTGAATTGAGGCGGCATTAAAAATCAAATCTGGAAATGGCTGACGATAGATTTCATAGACCTCTTCCGCTGACCAGTTAAACCTCGGCTCAAAATTCATTAAATTCACCCTTTTTTCAAAAATAAAAATGTTGAAATACGTAGGTAGGCTAAACGATTAATAAGCAGAAATCAAGTTTTTCCTTTATTTGGCCGGCGAAAATCATGGGGGTAATGGCAGGAATCGCTATTTTTCTTTTAATTTTCTTCAAAAGAAAAAAATGGATTTAATCGACAAGAAAGCAGACTTCCTCCTTCAAAAATCTTGACAGGGAAAGGGGATTTGCTTAGAATGGCCTCACCCTTTCAAATCATTTTCTCACTGGGGAGTCGTCTAGTGGTAGGACAGCGGACTCTGACTCCGTTTACAGGGGTTCGAATCCTCTCTCCCCAGCCATCGCTTTTTCTATTTTCTCCCAATGAATTCTGCAAGACTTCATGAAGATCGACAAGCGACAGGTTCAGGTAAGCTCTGAAGTCAGGCAAAAAGTTCGAAGATCGTTCAAGAAGGCCACCCATTCGGGACCATCCAGAGTCATCAGCCACGGAATAAGCTTATATTCCGTCTGGTAAATTCCAGGAATAACTAAAATCAGCTTCCCATTGATCCATCTTCAGTTCAATGTTTTGCTGCCCCGGGATTTCCAATGTATTGGGTCCGTTGATACTCTTTGAAAACGCTCTCATGAGAGCAAAGTTAAATGCCTGATCTTTGGTCATATTTTTTGTAAATCCGACCGTTGCATGCTGTTCAATCACCCCAGGCGCGATAATATTAAATAACATTTCGGCGCTCGGGATGGGTTGATTTCCCGTAGAGTATCCCGCCCTCCAGGTCCACTCTTCACTACTTTGCCACTGTAATCCTACCTTATAAATGGTCATATCTTTCCATCCAAAACCAGATCCATTGTCATTTCCCAGCGTTCCTGGCTGCAGGTTTGGCAGAAGGGGATTGGCTATTGATTTAATTTCGCTATAGTTAATTTGTTGAACATCAAACAAAAAGGTCAATGGAGGAATTGCCTGGTAGGCCAGACCGAGGTCCCAGCTCGATGGAATGTCAAAACCACCCTGTTCGGCAAACAAACCCGCGTAATCGGAGAATTTAGACATCTTGGTCCTCGAATGGTATGAAGCTCCTAAATTGAGTTGAGGCATTATTTTTCCAAGATAACCAATTTTTGCGCCATAGCCATAGGAATTCGCGTGGCCGTTGTTCGTAAGACTTGACGGATTGCTGGAATAAGGGGAAAAAGCCTGAAGACCCTGGACTTCAAACCTCTGGTAAGCAAACACGGGTGAAACTCCTATCGCATGGTTGGACGCAAGCTTCAACGCGTAGGTGGGGACGATAAACAGCTGAGAAAGGTCCACGCCGGCGGAAGTAGATCCATAAGGTCCCGGCGCAGTCGAGTAGTCCGTATTCATTCCTCCATGACCATAAATGGCTAATCCGATCGAGCTATCGTTATGTAATGACCAGTTTGCCGATAAAGAAGGAATGACAAACCACCTGGAATCGCTTCCAAAAGTACCCGGCGCCAGGCCAAAAGTTCCAGGCACGCCTGAAGGATTGCCCGTTACCGTATATTGCCGGTTGGGATTAAAAAAACTAATCCCCGCGTCATAACGGGTGCCGAGGGAAACAAGCCCGGCCGGGTTGGCAGCCGAGGCCAAAGTGTCTTGAGGAAAAGCCACACCCGCCCCTGCTAAACCGTTATTTGTCACGCCGTAACCATGTGGAAAATAACCATTCGTCGCATAAGAAATTGATCCCGTTCCGTTCATGATCATCACGAAACTCATCATAAAGAAAAGTGAAAAAATATCTTTTAGCGGTTTTTTTAGGCATTCACTACTCCTTTTTAAAATCAGACTGGATAAGAAATGATTTAATTTTTTTAAGTTATCTTTCTTTCACGTTCCTGTCAAGAAAAAATCAGAACGTTTCCAGAGTAAAACTTGTACAAATGATCGTCATCTGATATATTTTCAAAAGACTAACCGGAGACCCATGATTGAAACCCTTAATTCTTTTATATAGCCTCTTCTCTTTATTCTTTTTTCTTCACCCTTCTTTTGCCCAGAACGAACCCGCGTCAACTGCCCCTACGTCTGCTCCAGGGGCCGCCCCGGCGCCTCCTGAAAAACCTTCTTCCACCTGCCCGACTCCTCCTTGCAGGAAAAATTTTCATCAACCCAGTTTTAGAGTCGTTTTCCATAATCTTTCTGGCCAAACGCATCTTCTCATCCCTCCAAAAACCCCCCTCCATCAGATTGAGAACCTTATTTATTATCTGTCGGAAGGGCTAAAAAATAATGAGTTCGAAAAAATAGGAATTCCACCTAATGGAAGCGGCGATTATACAAGAGGCAGTATTTTAGTTTTTAAGGAATTAAAATGGGCAAAAGGGGAAAGGCTGACCAACCCAAGAATCAAAGAAAAAACATACAGCCGGTATGTGTTGGCCGAATACATCTGGAATAGTCACAGCGAAACCGCTTATATCGGGCAAAAAAACTTATTTAGTCGTTCTCTTCCTTCACCCAAATAAACTATTAAAGGGGCTTGCGTCGCCCCCTCCACCGGCTTAGCCGGATGGAGCCTCCCCCTCTCGCTTGCTTTGCTCGCTGGTGACTATCTACTTACCTAAAGTCCCCCGACGGTCGGTCCCCCTGCGGCTTCCCGCCCGCCGGTCAGGGAAAGAGATCGGCATACTT
It encodes:
- a CDS encoding transcriptional repressor, whose product is MKAPNQKEYIKRFQKKGLKLTNQRLAVYEALASTDKHPTADEIYQQVKEKYPMISLNTVYNAFEVLKQIGEISEINTEGSARFDANMAPHHHLICLKCRKIEDFVDPALDHLQSRISSHKDFKIIGHRVEFQGYCKKCQQELSK
- a CDS encoding rubrerythrin, translated to MAKNLNGSKTLENLKHAFAGESQANRRYLYFARKADIEGYPDIAGVFRDTAEGETGHAFGHFDFMAAVGDPATGEPVGDSAKNLKSAVAGETYEYTQMYPGFARSAREEGFEEVAEWFETLAKAEKSHAGRFTQALKSIS
- a CDS encoding outer membrane protein transport protein — translated: MIMNGTGSISYATNGYFPHGYGVTNNGLAGAGVAFPQDTLASAANPAGLVSLGTRYDAGISFFNPNRQYTVTGNPSGVPGTFGLAPGTFGSDSRWFVIPSLSANWSLHNDSSIGLAIYGHGGMNTDYSTAPGPYGSTSAGVDLSQLFIVPTYALKLASNHAIGVSPVFAYQRFEVQGLQAFSPYSSNPSSLTNNGHANSYGYGAKIGYLGKIMPQLNLGASYHSRTKMSKFSDYAGLFAEQGGFDIPSSWDLGLAYQAIPPLTFLFDVQQINYSEIKSIANPLLPNLQPGTLGNDNGSGFGWKDMTIYKVGLQWQSSEEWTWRAGYSTGNQPIPSAEMLFNIIAPGVIEQHATVGFTKNMTKDQAFNFALMRAFSKSINGPNTLEIPGQQNIELKMDQWEADFSYSWNLPDGI
- a CDS encoding DUF4438 domain-containing protein, with protein sequence MLRTNKDHLIEFAVQGTVQHPKSYGWELGRDGKSYMLPTVGGITYNVKIGDSVYGWEGDHIEPGASITHDSQKLTQDPNRSLNSFSCIGNRVTVLTGAAKRRQGTVIGHHGGVEHVLIDFDDKTLSQLTYDDKMLIRANGQGLKLLDYPGISVFSLSPELFEKLGISSSRDKRLSVPVTAVVPGKLMGSGLGHSDIFKGDYDIQSSDRNALKELGLNQLKFGDLIAIMDHDSSYGWCYKEGAVSIGVVVHGDSYLAGHGPGVQTILTSPTGEIVPKIAPNANIGFYLKLGRWRTRKRN
- a CDS encoding anaerobic glycerol-3-phosphate dehydrogenase subunit C; translated protein: MNFNPAAEKFWDEKALHTNMERVFDICHGCRRCFNLCPSFADLFNAVDAEPVDGDVKKLTFPDYQKIVDDCYYCKLCYNHCPYTPPHQYDLDFPRLMIQAKIQNAKKILPRLRDRILVDIDRMGKLASRFSALVNWGNRRGWVRLLIEKTLGVHRNRLLAPFSSQTFKQWFKKRGKTAASKKNKVVLFYTCFVNYNDPEIGKAAVEVLEKNGFEVLVPPQQCCGMPFFDTGEMDKVLAKGNSNLEEMVKWADQGFDIVIPMPTCSLMFKKEYPDIYQNEMAKRVASKTYDLSEFLMKLHKEGNLSLDFKQDGMGKIAYQVPCHLRDQNIGYKSRDLLKLIPRTQIEVIERCSGHDGTWGIKTEFFNASMKIAKPLFRNIEEARPDRVMSDCPLAGVQIEQGTGKKSAHPIQIFNEAYKGKTE
- a CDS encoding aconitate hydratase, which codes for MSAETDAIKKRYQSMPAKVAAARKKFGRALTLSEKILVSHADHFETQVWERGKAQLLLRPDRVAMQDATAQMALLQFMQANKPTVAVPSTVHCDHLIRAQSGAKEDIERAIEENKEVYNFLRSASEKYGIGFWKPGAGIIHQVVLENYGFPGGLIIGTDSHTPNGGGLGMLAIGVGGADAGEVMAGLPWEVLHPKLIGVKLTGALKGWASPKDVILYLCGLLTTKGGTNKIVEYFGPGAQTISATGKGTITNMGAELGATTSIFPYDSRMADYLRATERDEYARLADENKDLLTADPEVLASPGKYFDEIVELDLSTLEPYIVGPHTPDLARPISKFAAEIQEKNYPTKLSAGLIGSCTNSSYEDIGRAAHIARQGLAAGLKAKTQFIVTPGSERIFHTMKRDGFLETFEKMGATVMANACGPCIGQWKRNDVKKGEANSIVSSYNRNFPGRNDGIAETLSFLSSPEIVTALAFAGDLTFDPVSGKIKTAEGKEVKFSPPQSDDLPKKGFAKGEAGLIPPAKDGSKVKIDIPPDSERLQLLQPFARWDGKDFKDLPVLIKTRGKTTTDHISPAGQWLKYRGHLDKISDNMFLGATNAFSSEPGKGTDVLTGETGLTIAQIARRYKAKGIGTIVIGDENYGEGSSREHAAMSPRFLGAKVVITKSFARIHETNLKKQGILPLTFANPKDYDQIEQTDTVDVIGLSHLSPGKPVEIVLHKKDGKTVKIQANHSMTSQQIGWFKAGSALNALG
- the bioB gene encoding biotin synthase BioB, which translates into the protein MNFEPRFNWSAEEVYEIYRQPFPDLIFNAASIHRQFYDPSKVQFCTLLSIKTGGCPEDCGYCPQSAHFSTPVGKTGLLSREVIIDAALKAKEEGSTRFCMGAAWREIKDGEDFNQVLQIVREVALTDMEVCVTLGMLTSAQAEKLKKAGLTAYNHNIDTSEQYYPNIITTRTYQDRLDTIRHVIHAGISVCSGGILGMGESIRDRCAMLAQLARITPHPESVPINLLVPSQGTPLENASPVDPLELARTVATARILMPVSRIRLSAGRLSLSREAQALCFLAGANSLFSGDKLLTTPNPEVNQDARLLSDLGMTREEMIGAKTGAQNQ